The window GCCCGTGCTCCGCCGTTGATCTGACACCATTCCCCGGGGGCCCCGTTCGGCGGATGGACGGAGCTCGTTGGAGAAGCTGACCAGGGGACGGATGGGACCGCGCAGTGCGGGGCTACGAGAGCCAGGAGCGAGAGCCGGCGGCTGACGTCGACCACCTCTCTCGGTTCGAGGCCGAGATGAAGCGGCTGAAGACCGAGCGGGAAAAGGCGATCCAGCACGCCGAGGACCTCGGCTACCAGGTCGAGGTGCTGCGCGCCAAGCTGCACGAGGCGCGGCGCACCCTCATGACCCGGCCCGCCTACGACGGCGGTGACATCGGCTATCAGGCCGAGCAGTTGCTCCGCAACGCCCAGATGCAGGCGGAGCAGCTGCGCCAGGACGCCGAGCGGGAGCTGAGCCAGGCCCGCGCGCAGACGCAGCGCATCCTTCAGGAGCACGCCGAGCAAGCGGCCCGGCTCCAGTCGGAGCTGCACCAGGAGGCGGTGACCCGGCGCCAGCAGCTCGACCAGGAGCTGGCCGAGCGCCGCTCCACCGTCGAGTCCCACGTCAACGAGAACGTGGCCTGGGCGGAGCAGCTGCGCGCCCGCACCGAGCAGCAGGCCAGGCGCCTGCTGGAGGAGTCCCGCGCGGAGGCCGAGCAGGCGATGGCCGCCGCCCGCGCGGAGGCCGAGCGGCTGACCCGGGAGGCCCGGGAGCGGCTGCAGAGCGACGCCGAGTCGGCGCGCGCCGAGGCCGAGCAGATTCTGCGCCGTGCCCGCACGGACGCCGAGCGGCTGCTGAACGCGGCCTCCACGCAGGCCCAGGAGGCCACCGACCACGCCGAGCAGCTGCGCAGCAGCACGGTCACCGAGTCGGACGCCGCCCGCCGGCAGGCCGCCGAGCTGAGCCGGGCCGCCGAGGAGCGGATGACCCAGGCCGAGGAGGCGCTGCGCAAGGCGCAGGCCGAGGCGGAGAAGGTCGTCACGGAGGCCGAGCAGGCCGCCGCCAAGACGCTGTCGAGCGCCGAGGCCGCGAACGAGACACGGACGCGCACGGCGAAGGAGCAGGTCGCCCGGCTGGTCGAGGAGGCCACCAAGGAGGCCGAGCAGACCCGGACCGAGGCCGAGCAGCTGGTCGCGGACGCCCGCGCCGAGGCCGAGAAGATCGTCGCCGAGGCGTCCGAGAAGGCCCGTACGCTCACCGCCGAGGAGAGCGCCACGCAGCTGTCCAAGGCGGCCAAGACCGCCGAGGACGTGCTCAACAAGGCGTCCGAGGAGGCCAAGCGGACCACGAAGGCCGCCGCCGAGGAGGCCGAGCGGATCCGCTCCGAGGCCGAGACCGAGGCGGACCGCCTGCGCGCCGAGGCGCACGACATCGCCGAGCAGCTCAAGGGCGCCGCCAAGGACGACACCAAGGAGTACCGCGCCAAGACGGTCGAGCTCCAGGAGGAGGCCCGCCGGCTGCGCGGGGAGGCCGAGCAGCTGCGGGCCGACGCGGTCGCCGAGGGCGAGTCGATCCGTGCCGAGGCCCGCCGCGAGGCCGTCGCGCAGATCGAGGAGGCGGCCAGGTCCGCCGAGGAGCTGCTGGCCAAGGCCAAAGTGGACGCCGACGAACTGCGGCAGAAGGCCACCGCGGACAGCGAGAAGGTGCGCACCGAGGCCATCGAGCGCGCCACCTCCCTGCGTCGGCAGGCCGAGGAGACCCTGGAGCGCACCCGCAAGGAGGCCGAGCGGCTGCGCGCCGAGGCCGACGAGCGGGCCGAGGCCGTCCGGGCGGACGCCGAGCAGGCCGCGCTGGAGCTGCGCGAGGAGACCGAGCGCGCCGTCGAGGCCCGCCGCGGCGAGGCCGCCGAGGAACTGAGCCGGCTCCAGACCGAGACCCAGGAACGGCTGGAGAACGCCGAGCAGGCGCTCACCGACGCCCGCGAGGAGGCCGCCCGGATCCGCCGGGAGGCCGGCGAGGAGACGGAGCGGCTGCGCGCGGAGTCCGCCGAGCGGATCCGTACGCTCCAGCAGCAGGCCGAGAGGGAGGCCGAGCGGCTGCGTGACGAGGCCGCGTCGGACGCGTCCGCGTCCCGTGCCGAGGGCGAGGCCGTCGCCGTACGGCTGCGTTCCGAGGCCGCCGCCGAGGCCGAGCGGCTGAAGGCGGAGGCGCAGGACACCGCCGACCGGGTGCGCGCGGAGGCGCAGGCCGCGGCCGAGCGGCTGGGCGCGGAGGCGTCCGAGACGCTGGCCGCCGCCCAGGAGGAGGCCGCCCGGCGCCGCCGCGAGGCCG of the Streptomyces sp. 1222.5 genome contains:
- the scy gene encoding polarized growth protein Scy; its protein translation is MRGYESQEREPAADVDHLSRFEAEMKRLKTEREKAIQHAEDLGYQVEVLRAKLHEARRTLMTRPAYDGGDIGYQAEQLLRNAQMQAEQLRQDAERELSQARAQTQRILQEHAEQAARLQSELHQEAVTRRQQLDQELAERRSTVESHVNENVAWAEQLRARTEQQARRLLEESRAEAEQAMAAARAEAERLTREARERLQSDAESARAEAEQILRRARTDAERLLNAASTQAQEATDHAEQLRSSTVTESDAARRQAAELSRAAEERMTQAEEALRKAQAEAEKVVTEAEQAAAKTLSSAEAANETRTRTAKEQVARLVEEATKEAEQTRTEAEQLVADARAEAEKIVAEASEKARTLTAEESATQLSKAAKTAEDVLNKASEEAKRTTKAAAEEAERIRSEAETEADRLRAEAHDIAEQLKGAAKDDTKEYRAKTVELQEEARRLRGEAEQLRADAVAEGESIRAEARREAVAQIEEAARSAEELLAKAKVDADELRQKATADSEKVRTEAIERATSLRRQAEETLERTRKEAERLRAEADERAEAVRADAEQAALELREETERAVEARRGEAAEELSRLQTETQERLENAEQALTDAREEAARIRREAGEETERLRAESAERIRTLQQQAEREAERLRDEAASDASASRAEGEAVAVRLRSEAAAEAERLKAEAQDTADRVRAEAQAAAERLGAEASETLAAAQEEAARRRREAEELLGAAREEADQERERAREQSEELLASARKRVDEAQAEATRLVEEADRRATEMVAAAEQHAQQVRDSVSGLHEQAQEEITGLRSAAEHAADRTRREAEEEADRVRADAYAERERAGEDASRLRREANEESEAAKALAERTMAEAISEAERLRSDASEYAQRVRTEASDSLAEADQAASRTRADAREDANRIRSDAATQADTLITEARSEAERLQTETVAEADRVRTEALAEAERLRTETVAEAERVRAEAVANADQLLGDATGDAERLRAEAAETVGSAQAHAERLRSEAGRLKADAEAEAERLVNAAREESERTLDEARKDANKRRSEAAEQVDTLITETAAEADKLLAEAQQQALKTTADAESQADTMVGAARSEADRIVSEATVDGNTLVEKARTDADELLVGARRDATAIRERAEELRDRITSEIEELHERARREAAETMKSTGDRCDALIAAAEEQLTKAQAKAKETLSEANSEAGKVRIAAVKKAEGLLKEAELKKATLVKEAEELKAEAIREARRTVEEGKRELEILVRRREDINTEISRVQDVLEALESFEAPGGAKDGGVKAGASVGAPRSGGKSSDG